CGGGCAGTTCAATGTGCAGGATTTGGCCGCGTCTGGATCGATCGATGAGGAGGGATCGCTGACAGAAATCGTGCTTGCAGCTTGCGAAAAGAGCCTGCCAGCCGAAACGGCACAAACATACGACCTCACCCGCAGCGGCGGACTATTGGATGAGACAACCAATGGTGCCCAAATTGCCTTGCTGGGCAGTAGTTTTTCAAACCGCGACAAGCGGGACCACTACAGATTTGCGGATGCATTGTCTCGTGCGTTTGACGCAGACGTCGAAAATATGTCTGTCTCCGGTGGCGGGCCGATCGGTGCGATTGAAGCTTACATTTTATCTGGCGCGCTTGACCGACGCGATCATGAGTTGGTCATTTGGGAATTGCCATACACAGAGAGTTTCAATTCACATTCGTTTTTGCGTCAGTTGCTTGGAGCGCTTCGCAAGGAAAGCGAGACTCTGAATTCGGTAGAGATTTCAATGGAATCAGGATCGAGTTTGGTCAGATCGCTCGACGGATCACCCATTGCAGGAATTGAAATCGCCACGTCTGACCTGTCCAAGCAAAGCTTCAACCTGGAGATCCGTTTTGACAATGGCTCGACATCCAAAGTCTATCTTGGAAGGCGCAATTCGGTACCAGTCCAATTGCGATCCAAGAGCCTTTCGAGCAACTTATCCTTTTTCGGAGACCGAAAACCGCTCGAAATATTGGTGTCCCCTCTAAACGGAGCGGACATGGCGGACGTCGGGGTCTACTAGACGAAAACAAGCGAGAGAAACTTGCGCCTAGGTCTTGTTGTGCTGATCTAGAGAAAGTGGCTGGGGTGGTAGGATTCGA
This genomic window from Shimia isoporae contains:
- a CDS encoding alginate O-acetyltransferase AlgX-related protein — protein: MKRLFPLLSIILAATTAQSEPYCESLLHKETLPKKYAKVAPIFSDVTNGWIFTSDQLKDRYDMKATSQKLVTAIVDEFTKRNVPLAIVVAPPRPIVAGQEQLDSAMGGNLYDVSAARASFDDLIDGLEVAGAIVPNLLNAAMAEPLVREKFYFQRDTHWTTTGAAVSAIALAKSVNDVSPEMFPNDGQFNVQDLAASGSIDEEGSLTEIVLAACEKSLPAETAQTYDLTRSGGLLDETTNGAQIALLGSSFSNRDKRDHYRFADALSRAFDADVENMSVSGGGPIGAIEAYILSGALDRRDHELVIWELPYTESFNSHSFLRQLLGALRKESETLNSVEISMESGSSLVRSLDGSPIAGIEIATSDLSKQSFNLEIRFDNGSTSKVYLGRRNSVPVQLRSKSLSSNLSFFGDRKPLEILVSPLNGADMADVGVY